A region of Microtus ochrogaster isolate Prairie Vole_2 linkage group LG1, MicOch1.0, whole genome shotgun sequence DNA encodes the following proteins:
- the Cdc34 gene encoding ubiquitin-conjugating enzyme E2 R1 isoform X1, which yields MARQLVPSSQKALLLELKGLQEEPVEGFRVTLVDEGDLYNWEVAIFGPPNTYYEGGYFKARLKFPIDYPYSPPAFRFLTKMWHPNIYETGDVCISILHPPVDDPQSGELPSERWNPTQNVRTILLSVISLLNEPNTFSPANVDASVMYRKWKESKGKDREYTDIIRKQVLGTKVDAERDGVKVPTTLAEYCVKTKAPAPDEGSDLFYDDYYEDGDVEEADSCFGDEEDDSGTEES from the exons ATGGCCAGGCAGCTGGTGCCCAGCTCGCAGAAGGCGCTGCTGCTGGAGCTGAAGGGGCTGCAGGAGGAGCCGGTGGAGGGCTTCCGGGTGACGCTGGTGGACGAGGGCGACCTGTACAACTGGGAGGTAGCCATCTTCGGGCCCCCCAACACCTACTACGAGGGCGGCTACTTCAAG GCTCGCCTCAAGTTCCCCATCGATTACCCATATTCCCCACCAGCCTTCCGGTTCCTCACCAAGATGTGGCACCCCAACATTTATGAG ACGGGGGACGTGTGCATCTCCATCCTCCATCCCCCAGTTGACGACCCTCAGAGTGGGGAGCTGCCCTCAGAGCGGTGGAACCCCACACAGAATGTCAG GACCATCCTCCTGAGTGTGATCTCCCTGCTGAATGAGCCCAACACCTTCTCGCCCGCCAATGTGGATGCCTCAGTGATGTacagaaagtggaaggagagcAAGGGAAAGGACCGGGAGTACACAGACATCATCCG GAAGCAGGTCTTGGGGACCAAGGTGGACGCAGAGCGTGATGGCGTGAAGGTGCCTACCACACTGGCTGAGTACTGCGTGAAGACCAAGGCGCCGGCGCCCGACGAGGGCTCGGACCTCTTCTACGATGACTACTATGAGGACGGGGACGTGGAGGAGGCCGACAGCTGCTTTGGGGATGAAGAGGACGACTCTGGCACCGAGGAGTCCTGA
- the Cdc34 gene encoding ubiquitin-conjugating enzyme E2 R1 isoform X2, which produces MARQLVPSSQKALLLELKGLQEEPVEGFRVTLVDEGDLYNWEVAIFGPPNTYYEGGYFKARLKFPIDYPYSPPAFRFLTKMWHPNIYETGDVCISILHPPVDDPQSGELPSERWNPTQNVRTILLSVISLLNEPNTFSPANVDASVMYRKWKESKGKDREYTDIIRRSWGPRWTQSVMA; this is translated from the exons ATGGCCAGGCAGCTGGTGCCCAGCTCGCAGAAGGCGCTGCTGCTGGAGCTGAAGGGGCTGCAGGAGGAGCCGGTGGAGGGCTTCCGGGTGACGCTGGTGGACGAGGGCGACCTGTACAACTGGGAGGTAGCCATCTTCGGGCCCCCCAACACCTACTACGAGGGCGGCTACTTCAAG GCTCGCCTCAAGTTCCCCATCGATTACCCATATTCCCCACCAGCCTTCCGGTTCCTCACCAAGATGTGGCACCCCAACATTTATGAG ACGGGGGACGTGTGCATCTCCATCCTCCATCCCCCAGTTGACGACCCTCAGAGTGGGGAGCTGCCCTCAGAGCGGTGGAACCCCACACAGAATGTCAG GACCATCCTCCTGAGTGTGATCTCCCTGCTGAATGAGCCCAACACCTTCTCGCCCGCCAATGTGGATGCCTCAGTGATGTacagaaagtggaaggagagcAAGGGAAAGGACCGGGAGTACACAGACATCATCCG CAGGTCTTGGGGACCAAGGTGGACGCAGAGCGTGATGGCGTGA
- the Tpgs1 gene encoding tubulin polyglutamylase complex subunit 1, translating into MAALPVPLPSAKMAAVEKRRPAVAPAANFADSGRTSVSQAAAAAESEEDFLRQLGVTEMLRAALLKVLETRPEEPIAFLAHYFENMGLRSPTNGGAGEPQGQLLLQQQRLGRALWHLRLAHHSQRTAFNNNVSVAYECLSASGRKKKPGLDGRTYSELLKRVCRDGGAPEEVVAPLLRKIQCRDHEAVPLGIFRAGMLSCFVLLEFVARASALFQLLEDPGLAVADRRVGQAVLDTLEGALGTGDLAATPTHYLEAGSRLGPDSLARALDRAATGRRPSVPMAREEFLEKAAALFIAKVKPVG; encoded by the exons ATGGCAGCGCTTCCGGTCCCACTGCCCTCAGCAAAGATGGCGGCAGTAGAGAAGCGGCGGCCGGCAGTAGCACCAGCGGCCAATTTCGCGGACAGCGGCCGAACGTCGGTGTCTCAGGCGGCGGCCGCAGCCGAGAGCGAAGAGGACTTCCTCCGGCAGCTCGGCGTGACGGAGATGCTGCGCGCGGCCCTACTGAAGGTGCTGGAGACGCGGCCCGAGGAGCCCATCGCCTTCTTGGCGCACTACTTCGAGAACATGGGCCTGCGCTCGCCAACCAACGGCGGCGCTGGGGAGCCCCAGGGTCAGCTCCTCCTGCAGCAGCAGCGCTTAGGCCGCGCGCTGTGGCACCTTCGCCTGGCTCACCACTCGCAGAG GACGGCCTTCAACAACAACGTGAGTGTGGCCTACGAGTGTTTGAGCGCCAGTGGTCGCAAGAAGAAGCCAGGACTGGACGGGCGCACCTACAGTGAGCTGCTGAAGCGTGTGTGCAGGGACGGCGGGGCACCCGAGGAGGTAGTGGCGCCGCTTCTGCGCAAGATCCAGTGCCGGGACCACGAGGCTGTGCCACTGGGCATCTTCCGGGCCGGCATGCTGTCGTGCTTCGTGCTGCTGGAGTTCGTGGCGCGAGCCAGCGCCCTCTTTCagcttctggaggacccaggccTGGCAGTGGCCGATAGGCGAGTGGGCCAGGCCGTACTGGACACGCTCGAGGGCGCGCTGGGCACAGGAGACCTGGCGGCAACGCCCACACACTACCTAGAGGCCGGTTCCCGCCTGGGCCCCGACAGTCTGGCACGTGCCCTGGACAGGGCAGCAACAGGACGGCGGCCCAGCGTGCCCATGGCCCGAGAGGAGTTCCTGGAGAAGGCTGCAGCCCTCTTCATTGCCAAGGTCAAGCCTGTGGGTTGA
- the Madcam1 gene encoding mucosal addressin cell adhesion molecule 1 isoform X2 encodes MEFSLALLLALATVPFQPGGGQSLHVDPPEPEVAVARGTSLQVTCSLSCDEDIARVQWRGLDTDLGNVQTLPGSSILSIHGMLTDTGTRTCVGSCGTRTLQHRTMILVYAFPDQLVVSPETLAPGQDREVEVSCTAHNISGPDRLSFALLLGNQTLEGVRAQEPELEEETQEAEGLPLFRMTQRWLLPSLETPPPPALYCQVTMQLFNLTLTHKMELPASVITLWIGSLVLGLLALAFLAYRLWKRYPPSPHPDTSSCTLL; translated from the exons ATGGAGTTCAGCCTGGCCCTCCTGCTAGCCCTGGCCACGGTGCCCTtccagcctggcggtg GCCAGTCCCTCCATGTGGATCCCCCTGAGCCCGAGGTAGCGGTGGCCAGGGGCACATCCCTCCAGGTCACCTGCAGCCTCTCCTGTGACGAGGACATAGCCCGGGTGCAGTGGCGTGGACTGGACACCGACCTGGGCAATGTGCAGACCCTCCCTGGCAGCAGCATCCTCTCTATACACGGCATGCTGACAGACACGGGCACCCGTACGTGTGTGGGCTCCTGTGGGACCCGCACCCTCCAGCACCGCACGATGATCCTTGTGTATG CCTTCCCAGACCAGCTGGTGGTGTCCCCAGAGACCCTTGCACCTGGACAGGACCGAGAAGTGGAAGTGTCCTGCACGGCCCACAACATCTCAGGCCCAGACAGACTCTCCTTCGCCCTGCTACTGGGAAACCAGACCCTGGAGGGTGTCCGGGCCCAGGAACCAGAGCTAGAAGAGGAGACACAGGAGGCCGAGGGCTTGCCGCTGTTCCGAATGACGCAGCGCTGGCTGTTACCCTCCCTGGagacccctccccctcctgccctTTACTGCCAGGTCACCATGCAGCTGTTTAACCTAACGCTGACCCACAAGATGGAGCTTCCAG cCTCTGTCATCACCCTATGGATTGGCAGCTTGGTGTTGGGACTGCTTGCGCTGGCCTTCCTTGCCTACCGCCTGTGGAAACGCTACCCACCGAGTCCTCACCCAGACACCAGCTCGTGCACCCTCCTATGA
- the Madcam1 gene encoding mucosal addressin cell adhesion molecule 1 isoform X1, with the protein MEFSLALLLALATVPFQPGGGQSLHVDPPEPEVAVARGTSLQVTCSLSCDEDIARVQWRGLDTDLGNVQTLPGSSILSIHGMLTDTGTRTCVGSCGTRTLQHRTMILVYAFPDQLVVSPETLAPGQDREVEVSCTAHNISGPDRLSFALLLGNQTLEGVRAQEPELEEETQEAEGLPLFRMTQRWLLPSLETPPPPALYCQVTMQLFNLTLTHKMELPVLQSWTSPEPPTTTSTKPYFVTSSSTTETSSTGLPSTTLPATLPHSTLSPRTLNSAGTCHPEIHQDQEAGWQLLCEARCGPGVTVHWTLAPGDLAAYHKREAGAQAWLSMPPPGPIPEGWFQCRVDPGGKVASLYVFGQVVPKASSVITLWIGSLVLGLLALAFLAYRLWKRYPPSPHPDTSSCTLL; encoded by the exons ATGGAGTTCAGCCTGGCCCTCCTGCTAGCCCTGGCCACGGTGCCCTtccagcctggcggtg GCCAGTCCCTCCATGTGGATCCCCCTGAGCCCGAGGTAGCGGTGGCCAGGGGCACATCCCTCCAGGTCACCTGCAGCCTCTCCTGTGACGAGGACATAGCCCGGGTGCAGTGGCGTGGACTGGACACCGACCTGGGCAATGTGCAGACCCTCCCTGGCAGCAGCATCCTCTCTATACACGGCATGCTGACAGACACGGGCACCCGTACGTGTGTGGGCTCCTGTGGGACCCGCACCCTCCAGCACCGCACGATGATCCTTGTGTATG CCTTCCCAGACCAGCTGGTGGTGTCCCCAGAGACCCTTGCACCTGGACAGGACCGAGAAGTGGAAGTGTCCTGCACGGCCCACAACATCTCAGGCCCAGACAGACTCTCCTTCGCCCTGCTACTGGGAAACCAGACCCTGGAGGGTGTCCGGGCCCAGGAACCAGAGCTAGAAGAGGAGACACAGGAGGCCGAGGGCTTGCCGCTGTTCCGAATGACGCAGCGCTGGCTGTTACCCTCCCTGGagacccctccccctcctgccctTTACTGCCAGGTCACCATGCAGCTGTTTAACCTAACGCTGACCCACAAGATGGAGCTTCCAG TCCTACAGAGCTGGACCTCACCAgagccccccaccaccacctctaccAAGCCCTACTTTGTGACCTCATCTTCCACTACTGAGACCAGCTCCACTGGGCTCCCCAGCACAACCCTGCCGGCTACCCTTCCTCACTCCACACTTAGCCCCAGGACTCTGAACTCCGCTGGAACCTGCCATCCCGAGATCCACCAGGACCAGGAGGCCGGCTGGCAGCTCCTCTGTGAGGCGCGCTGTGGGCCTGGAGTGACCGTGCACTGGACCCTGGCTCCTGGTGACCTGGCAGCCTACCACAAGAGGGAGGCCGGGGCCCAGGCATGGCTAAGCATGCCACCCCCAGGTCCCATTCCTGAGGGCTGGTTCCAGTGTCGCGTGGACCCAGGGGGGAAGGTAGCCAGTCTGTATGTCTTCGGCCAGGTGGTCCCAAAAGCCT cCTCTGTCATCACCCTATGGATTGGCAGCTTGGTGTTGGGACTGCTTGCGCTGGCCTTCCTTGCCTACCGCCTGTGGAAACGCTACCCACCGAGTCCTCACCCAGACACCAGCTCGTGCACCCTCCTATGA